Proteins from a single region of Rhinolophus sinicus isolate RSC01 linkage group LG13, ASM3656204v1, whole genome shotgun sequence:
- the APMAP gene encoding adipocyte plasma membrane-associated protein isoform X2 — MLAISLIVPLLGAIMLLDSPIDPQPLSFKEPPLLLGVLQPNTKLRKAERLFENQLVGPESIANIGDVMFTGTLDGRVIKFESGEVETIARFGSGPCKTQDDEPACGRPLGIRAGPNGTLFVADAYKGLFEVNPWKREVKLLLSSDTPIEGRKMSFVNDLTITRDGRKIYFTDSSSKWQRRDYLLLVMEGTDDGRLLEYDTETKEVKVLLDQLRFPNGVQLSPAEDFVLVAETTMARIRRFYVSGLMKGGADLFVENLPGFPDNIRPSSSGGYWVGMAAIRSNPGFSMLDFLSERPYIKRMIFKLFSQETVMKFMPRYSLVLELSDSGAFRRSLHDPNGQVVTYISEAHEHDGHLYLGSFRAPFLCRLSLQSV, encoded by the exons CTTCAAAGAACCCCCTCTCTTGCTTGGTGTTCTGCAACCAAATACAAAGTTACGAAAGGCGGAAAGGCTATTTGAAAATCAACTTGTTGGGCCAGAATCAATAGCAAATATTGGCG atgTGATGTTTACTGGTACATTAGATGGCCGGGTCATAAAATTTGAAAGCGGTGAAGTAGAGACCATCGCCCGGTTTGGGTCGGGCCCGTGCA AAACCCAAGATGATGAGCCTGCTTGTGGGAGACCCCTGGGCATCCGGGCAGGGCCGAACGGGACCCTTTTTGTGGCTGATGCATACAAGGGACTATTTGAAGTAAATCCCTGGAAAC GTGAAGTGAAACTGTTGCTGTCCTCCGACACACCTATTGAGGGGAGGAAAATGTCCTTTGTGAACGATCTTACAATAACTCGGGATGGGAGGAAGATTTATTTTACGGATTCTAGCAGCAAATGGCAAAGACGAGATTATCTGCTTCTGGTTATGGAGGGAACGGATGATGGGCG TCTGCTAGAGTATGATACCGAGACCAAGGAAGTGAAGGTTTTACTGGACCAGTTGCGGTTCCCTAATGGAGTGCAGCTTTCTCCTGCAGAGGACTTCGTCCTGGTAGCAGAGACAACCATGGCTAGGATAAGAAG ATTCTACGTGTCTGGCCTGATGAAGGGAGGGGCCGACCTGTTTGTGGAGAACCTGCCTGGATTCCCAGACAACATCCGGCCCAGCAGCTCCGGGGGTTACTGGGTTGGCATGGCAGCTATTCGCTCCAACCCTGGGTTTTCAATGTTGGATTTCTTATCTGAGAGACCTTAtattaaaagaatgatttttaag CTGTTTAGTCAGGAGACAGTGATGAAGTTTATGCCACGATATAGCCTCGTCCTAGAACTCAGCGACAGTGGGGCCTTCCGGAGAAGCCTGCACGATCCCAATGGGCAGGTGGTCACCTACATCAGCGAAGCGCATGAGCACGACGGGCATCTATACCTGGGCTCCTTCAGGGCCCCCTTCCTCTGTAGACTCAGCCTTCAGTCTGTTTAG